A stretch of the Borrelia hermsii DAH genome encodes the following:
- the fliD gene encoding flagellar filament capping protein FliD: protein MGVAEKEQVNDEEIAKSAVRPERVKKDYHSVTFDGQIISYYVLEEKFDIFQDRMLDNFHYLDDKINIFRNDLNEKIEGIESRLNEKIEGVESRLNEKIEGVESRLNEKIEGVESRLNEKIEGVESRLNEKIEGVESRLNEKIDKLDARVDKLDEKIDRVESRLNEKIDKLDARVDKLDEKIEVVKTDLVQINSRLTLIESRLGFKGQLISSLTVIAALAASYFVAQLFVSLGKYLGIS, encoded by the coding sequence ATGGGTGTTGCAGAAAAAGAACAAGTAAATGATGAAGAGATAGCTAAGAGTGCAGTTAGGCCTGAGAGAGTTAAGAAAGATTATCATAGTGTGACATTTGATGGTCAGATTATTAGTTATTATGTTCTTGAAGAAAAGTTTGATATTTTTCAAGATAGAATGTTGGATAATTTTCACTATTTAGATGACAAGATAAATATATTCAGGAATGATTTAAATGAGAAGATAGAAGGAATAGAGTCTAGACTTAATGAGAAGATAGAAGGAGTAGAGTCTAGACTTAATGAGAAGATAGAAGGAGTAGAGTCTAGACTTAATGAGAAGATAGAAGGAGTAGAGTCTAGACTTAATGAGAAGATAGAAGGAGTAGAGTCTAGACTTAATGAGAAGATAGAAGGAGTAGAGTCTAGACTTAATGAGAAGATAGATAAACTTGATGCTAGGGTAGATAAGCTTGATGAAAAGATAGATAGAGTAGAGTCTAGACTTAATGAGAAGATAGATAAACTTGATGCTAGGGTAGATAAGCTTGATGAAAAGATAGAGGTTGTTAAAACTGATTTAGTACAAATCAATTCTCGATTGACTTTGATTGAGAGCAGGTTAGGATTTAAGGGGCAGTTAATTTCGTCTTTGACGGTTATTGCTGCGCTTGCTGCGTCATATTTTGTAGCACAATTATTTGTGTCTTTAGGAAAATATTTAGGAATTTCTTAG
- a CDS encoding tape measure protein, which translates to MTLEEIIVPLSIATSNEAKLDAISSALAKIAEQKFESLKDLKSKLESAAKTGAGVNVVYDALISNADKMGKNFKKLADSIGGVGDKTKNIKTLRSTLKGVGKGLVNVKGFAQGAADALERMVSSVLPITLIVKTLEKISSTISGIFTGALGSVASFNEEVGVFSNMLGDVDVGKVLADDMRVFGEETLFTGEAINNAAKTMLSYGATASEVSERMRMFGEAAGGSSEGLEKLAEVYSKVESSNRIALEDLESLRDAGVDITDILAEEAGVAGKSLFKMASEGKLGFEELSGALKRATSEGGKFYGNTAREAKTLADVQLQTSKMSEKLFLELGKALEPLMIGFEKMKQWLIVGLLEPLIKVTSAVITLFDKLTELVVYVSGKFVEGFRTAFDPIVKLFEKVANLASNIWDKMSKILGLSKEDSLKDLLDDKKTEKEREKKYDSTAINDFNKQMISDYADLQNQIFKMQREVALKPLEEQEKATRRLESIINAKNKAFIAKYGASFDSLTAENQKTLANVERDVNNFAKSNFGFVNEHKDLQDEIARLNREILMLPYEAQEEAMKKLANTINEKQKAFVDKYLSSFRSLNESNKNLLTALQKGVNEFSKTATDRRFVEAHKDLQQRVISMQFEVMMRPLAEREKASADMQAEINKLYRDFAESHKGEFAKLNESNKNTLLQIASQSEKVAGGLRDNFVSLLESLSGVVNKVVTEDLGKNVVAGIKGADTLTQSLFDVSKDMIASMGPWGAMASATLSFAVGIFKGLEEQRIKEIEERRDKDLEELAKQSEVALVRLEEGFDREIAMRKEKLGELDDQYSKEIEFLKQAQSKGQISGEEFQKRIAQVESEYKTKRQQESEAITKAEDSKKIEGERHRKLENLEGERIKAQAEVDKVNSYNWYWSKASDLERAQGVLDEILKRIAKVKSAGSVQEIKLARKGARFKTTRPTYMPGAGLMTSEMGQSELVRVTPAPIDENLRNLEARIIAEEINKIQKSEGNGKGQVIINNYNFNGDVLDADKLVRMLKAREHSMSFRMAE; encoded by the coding sequence ATGACACTTGAGGAGATTATAGTTCCTTTGTCAATTGCTACTAGTAATGAGGCTAAATTAGATGCGATATCTAGTGCTCTTGCAAAGATTGCAGAACAAAAATTTGAAAGTCTAAAGGATTTGAAATCAAAATTAGAGAGTGCTGCTAAGACTGGAGCGGGCGTTAATGTTGTTTATGACGCTTTGATTTCAAATGCTGATAAGATGGGAAAGAACTTCAAAAAACTTGCAGACTCAATTGGAGGTGTTGGTGATAAAACTAAGAACATCAAGACTCTAAGGAGTACTTTGAAAGGTGTTGGTAAGGGTTTAGTTAATGTAAAAGGGTTTGCTCAAGGGGCAGCAGATGCTTTAGAGAGAATGGTATCAAGTGTGTTGCCAATAACATTAATTGTAAAAACACTTGAAAAGATAAGTTCAACTATTTCGGGAATATTTACAGGTGCTCTGGGTTCTGTGGCCTCCTTTAATGAAGAGGTTGGTGTCTTTTCTAATATGTTGGGTGATGTTGATGTTGGGAAAGTCTTAGCTGATGATATGAGGGTTTTTGGTGAGGAGACCTTGTTTACTGGTGAAGCTATAAATAATGCAGCTAAAACCATGCTCTCTTATGGGGCAACTGCTTCTGAAGTTAGTGAGCGAATGCGTATGTTTGGAGAGGCTGCAGGAGGTAGTAGCGAAGGGCTTGAGAAGTTAGCTGAAGTGTACTCTAAAGTAGAATCTAGCAATAGGATTGCATTAGAGGACCTTGAGTCCCTTCGTGATGCTGGAGTTGATATTACTGATATCTTGGCAGAAGAGGCGGGAGTAGCAGGCAAGTCTTTGTTCAAGATGGCAAGTGAGGGTAAGCTTGGATTTGAAGAATTAAGCGGCGCCTTAAAAAGGGCTACAAGTGAGGGTGGTAAATTTTATGGCAATACTGCTCGTGAAGCAAAAACTTTAGCAGATGTCCAGCTTCAAACTTCGAAAATGAGTGAAAAACTGTTTCTAGAGCTTGGGAAGGCGCTTGAACCTCTTATGATAGGTTTTGAGAAGATGAAGCAATGGCTAATTGTAGGTCTTCTGGAGCCTCTTATAAAAGTAACTTCAGCAGTAATTACTCTTTTTGATAAGTTAACAGAGCTTGTAGTTTATGTTTCTGGTAAATTTGTTGAAGGATTTAGAACCGCATTTGATCCAATTGTTAAGCTTTTTGAAAAAGTTGCAAATTTGGCAAGTAATATTTGGGACAAAATGTCTAAAATATTAGGTCTAAGCAAAGAGGATTCTTTAAAAGATCTTCTTGATGATAAAAAGACTGAGAAGGAGAGAGAGAAGAAATATGATTCAACCGCAATAAATGATTTCAATAAACAAATGATTTCAGACTATGCAGATTTGCAAAATCAGATTTTTAAAATGCAAAGAGAAGTGGCTTTAAAACCTTTGGAAGAGCAAGAAAAAGCCACCCGTCGCTTAGAATCTATAATTAATGCTAAAAATAAGGCATTTATTGCTAAGTATGGTGCAAGTTTTGACTCGCTAACCGCTGAGAATCAAAAAACACTTGCCAATGTTGAGAGAGATGTAAATAATTTTGCAAAGTCTAATTTCGGTTTTGTAAATGAACACAAGGATTTGCAAGATGAAATAGCAAGACTTAATAGAGAGATTTTGATGCTTCCATATGAAGCCCAAGAGGAAGCAATGAAAAAACTTGCTAATACTATTAATGAAAAGCAAAAAGCATTTGTTGATAAGTATTTATCAAGTTTCCGGTCTCTTAATGAATCAAATAAAAATTTGCTAACGGCACTGCAGAAGGGGGTTAATGAATTTAGTAAGACTGCTACTGACCGAAGATTTGTAGAGGCACACAAAGATTTGCAACAAAGGGTCATTTCAATGCAGTTTGAAGTCATGATGCGTCCTTTAGCCGAGAGAGAAAAGGCTAGTGCTGATATGCAAGCTGAGATTAATAAACTTTACCGTGATTTTGCAGAGTCGCATAAGGGAGAATTTGCAAAACTTAATGAATCAAATAAAAATACTTTGCTTCAAATTGCAAGTCAATCCGAAAAGGTGGCAGGAGGTTTACGTGATAATTTTGTCTCACTATTAGAAAGTCTTTCGGGTGTTGTAAATAAAGTTGTTACTGAAGATTTAGGAAAAAATGTTGTAGCAGGTATTAAGGGTGCAGATACCCTTACTCAGTCATTATTTGATGTATCAAAAGACATGATAGCAAGTATGGGCCCTTGGGGAGCAATGGCTTCAGCTACTTTAAGTTTTGCTGTGGGTATTTTCAAGGGACTTGAAGAGCAAAGAATTAAAGAGATTGAAGAGCGTCGTGACAAGGATTTAGAGGAACTAGCTAAACAAAGCGAGGTTGCACTTGTTCGTCTTGAAGAAGGTTTTGATCGTGAGATTGCAATGAGAAAAGAGAAGTTAGGAGAGCTTGATGACCAATATAGTAAAGAGATTGAATTTTTGAAGCAGGCACAAAGTAAGGGGCAAATATCTGGTGAGGAGTTTCAAAAACGGATTGCACAAGTAGAGAGTGAGTATAAAACTAAAAGACAACAAGAGAGTGAAGCAATAACTAAGGCAGAAGATTCTAAAAAGATTGAAGGGGAACGTCATCGTAAACTTGAAAATCTTGAAGGGGAGCGAATTAAGGCCCAGGCAGAAGTTGATAAAGTAAATTCATATAATTGGTACTGGAGCAAAGCTAGTGATTTAGAGCGTGCTCAAGGAGTATTAGACGAGATATTAAAGAGAATAGCAAAAGTAAAATCTGCAGGCTCTGTGCAGGAAATTAAACTTGCACGCAAAGGTGCCCGGTTTAAGACTACAAGACCAACATATATGCCTGGTGCAGGACTGATGACTAGTGAGATGGGCCAGAGCGAGCTTGTAAGAGTAACTCCAGCGCCAATTGATGAAAATTTGCGTAATCTTGAGGCAAGAATTATTGCAGAGGAAATTAATAAAATACAAAAAAGTGAAGGAAATGGTAAGGGACAAGTAATTATTAATAATTACAATTTCAATGGTGATGTTTTGGATGCCGATAAGCTTGTGCGTATGCTTAAAGCTCGGGAGCATTCAATGAGTTTTAGGATGGCTGAATAG
- a CDS encoding structural cement protein Gp24, protein MSDFDFTKVGKIFTPGVEHKSGLHQTETGIVDVGSDAICPGDLVISSKSSPMGDILVKKATSNTVSSSSNNIHVIRGFAMRKTNIASHESENYLPGELVPIRRSGELAVTLDTSFSDPKIGQYVFFKSGKLSKDGKGGIQVGRIKDVSAGTSASGTGKVVLLDIQIGHEYDSSGNRKFSS, encoded by the coding sequence ATGTCTGATTTTGATTTTACTAAAGTAGGGAAAATTTTTACTCCAGGAGTTGAGCATAAATCTGGACTTCATCAAACTGAGACTGGAATAGTTGATGTAGGATCAGATGCTATATGTCCTGGGGACCTAGTAATATCAAGTAAATCATCTCCCATGGGGGATATTTTAGTAAAAAAAGCAACATCTAATACAGTCAGTTCTTCTTCAAACAACATTCATGTTATTCGTGGATTTGCTATGAGAAAGACAAACATAGCATCGCATGAGTCAGAAAATTATTTGCCAGGTGAGCTAGTTCCTATTAGGAGAAGTGGTGAATTGGCAGTAACCCTTGATACATCTTTCTCAGATCCTAAAATTGGTCAGTACGTATTTTTTAAATCAGGGAAACTTTCTAAAGACGGAAAGGGAGGAATTCAGGTTGGTAGAATCAAGGATGTGAGTGCCGGTACTAGTGCTAGTGGTACAGGTAAGGTCGTGCTATTAGATATTCAGATTGGTCATGAATATGATTCTAGTGGTAATAGAAAATTTTCTTCATAA